Within Amphiprion ocellaris isolate individual 3 ecotype Okinawa unplaced genomic scaffold, ASM2253959v1 Aocel_unscaffolded273, whole genome shotgun sequence, the genomic segment AGGACTGGGACCTGGGAGGAGAGTTCACCAAGACTTTAGTGCTGAGGAACATTcataaaaagctgcaaaagcTACACATAAGGTCTTAtaaactcacaaacacacacacacacagcctcaaACTATACAATTTAAATTTGATGCACAGGGTAACAtgtctccctctcttcttctcacAGACCTCCAGCATCCAAGTGTTTTTCTACTTCGATAGCTGAGATAATTGTCCTCAGTCCAGGGACTTCTTTCTCAATACCAGTCACTTTTAGACCGTACCAAAGGGTAAGACATCCCAAAGTTGTACAGAATAGCATTTGTATTTTGAAAACAGTCTCCACCACGGTGGGGATACATTCATGTACTTAATCTGGGCCTATATAGAAAGCAGATAACAGTTAAAAGTAATTACCTAAAATGTTTAATGAATCTCCACAAACATTTACGATATGAATGAACAACTGCATTTGATAAGTCTCAAGACCAAGGGTTATGTCATAGATGAGGACTTCTCCAAAAGAAACTACGAAAATTAGAATATCACAAGCCCATTATATGCCAACTCATATAGACATAAAACAAGttaagtaaaacaaaacaaaaaacataatacGACACCACAAGAAAATATGGTCCAGCTAAAGACAGAAATGGCTACAAAAAAggatccatctatccatccattatctatacactgcttaatcctcattagggtcacgagGCAGCTGGAGCCTATCCAAGCTgatagggtgaaggcaggagacaccctggacaggttgccagtctatcatggaactacatatagagacaaacaagcacacttgcattcacacctatggacaatttagaatgaacaattaacctcagaatgtttttgggctgtgggaggaagccggagtacccggagaaaacccacgcatgcacagggagaacatggaaactccatacagaaacatcccaggtccaggccgggacgcaaactggggattttctagctgcaaagcgatggtgctaaccaccaagccctGCAGCCCTCTACAAAAAAGAAGATGATCTATATGAATGTAAAATGACCTATTTCTCCTGTTTCATTCCCTCTGCCTGTATAAAACAGGGTGAGTACGAGGACAGCATTGAGTTTCAAGGCAAAGAGGGCAGCTTTCAAGTATGCCTCCGTGCCATCATTCCCTGTCATGTCCTGGAGGTGCCTGACTCTGTGATGCTCCCACTCTGTGCTGTCCAACACTCATCACACACTAATTTCCTGTTAAAAAATGCCAGGTACATATGAGTGTAACTATGTGTTGGGAGGTAACAAAGTTAAATCAAAAACTTTTTGTTATACTTTATATACCTTATTGATGCATTTCTCCTTTTCCTTCCGATGCCATCCAATTGTTTCTTCTTACAGTAAACTCCAGACAAGCTTCCAATTTGAATGTGATACACCATTCCAGCTGAATCCAAAGCAAGGCATGTTGAAACCCGGCCAGGAGTGTCACATCACGGTGGTCTTCCAGCCACAGGAGGCGCTGGTGTACCAGCAGCATGCTTACTGCTGGTTTGGAGAAGAAGGGGACAAGGCTGAAAACTGCTGCACTGTGCTT encodes:
- the LOC129348478 gene encoding cilia- and flagella-associated protein 65-like; its protein translation is MLAEARGPDPLISVDPWKPSTLGKDIKDPGIQHRQRGGKHQRRASSQRSCFMGLETRRELVWEDWDLGGEFTKTLVLRNIHKKLQKLHIRPPASKCFSTSIAEIIVLSPGTSFSIPVTFRPYQRGEYEDSIEFQGKEGSFQVCLRAIIPCHVLEVPDSVMLPLCAVQHSSHTNFLLKNASKLQTSFQFECDTPFQLNPKQGMLKPGQECHITVVFQPQEALVYQQHAYCWFGEEGDKAENCCTVLLQALAKYPYLQLRNPSSQEEEGWGDPVLQFGSVVIGQCLRKHFDIFNPSPVTVSFSLSPLSGGIPLLGSVFSCDVTRGNVAPGGSLRATVTYSPAIVNTVSV